In Dysidea avara chromosome 3, odDysAvar1.4, whole genome shotgun sequence, a single window of DNA contains:
- the LOC136248441 gene encoding nucleotide-binding oligomerization domain-containing protein 1-like codes for MSFNFIHFSIQEFLAAHCVANLPPEEETKILKKHFWSKFHYNMFSMYIGLTKGQRSSFRQFLADGSTQYLIANKFLAEQKKCIYLYKCFYEAGDSEMCKYISEAPVFSGKAINLRGIPLLPSDVSCLGLFLVKSHIKEWKKLDLLSCNIRDVGCRTLHRALVVHNDSVTIEDIHLSSNSLTSVSADYISEIAISCKVTLLYLNGNVLGETNGLSQMLNNAAIEELYMHGNKLHTSTAISLFKALRTSTNAKLKILSLMYNDIYDEAGNEIGETLKVNRSLECLWINANPLSGKAALSIMDALKFNNTLKLLKLPYYSYNLRKDITREANNINKSRISQGCYVDLCVDFQ; via the coding sequence ATGTCATTTAACTTCATTCACTTTTCAATCCAAGAATTTTTAGCCGCTCATTGTGTTGCTAATCTTCCTCCAGAAGAGGAAACTAAGATTTTGAAAAAACATTTCTggtcaaaatttcattataacatGTTTTCAATGTACATTGGTTTGACTAAAGGACAACGAAGCTCATTCAGACAGTTTCTTGCTGATGGTAGTACACAATATTTGATAGCCAATAAATTTCTTGCTGAACAGAAAAAATGTATATACTTGTACAAGTGTTTTTATGAAGCTGGTGACAGTGAAATGTGCAAGTACATTAGTGAAGCTCCAGTTTTTAGTGGTAAGGCTATTAATCTGAGAGGTATACCATTGCTGCCCAGTGATGTTAGCTGTCTTGGCTTGTTTCTTGTCAAATCACACATTAAAGAGTGGAAAAAACTTGACCTGTTAAGCTGCAATATAAGAGATGTTGGATGTCGCACACTTCATCGTGCTTTAGTCGTACACAATGATTCAGTTACTATAGAGGATATCCACCTATCATCTAATTCTTTGACATCAGTGTCTGCTGATTATATTTCGGAAATCGCAATTTCTTGTAAAGTTACATTACTCTATCTCAATGGAAACGTGTTAGGAGAAACAAATGGGCTATCACAAATGTTGAATAATGCTGCAATAGAAGAGTTATACATGCATGGTAACAAGTTACATACATCTACAGCCATAAGTCTATTTAAAGCACTTCGAACAAGCACTAATGCAAAGTTAAAAATACTCAGTTTGATGTACAATGACATTTATGATGAGGCTGGCAATGAAATCGGAGAAACACTGAAAGTAAACAGGTCACTGGAGTGTTTATGGATTAATGCCAACCCACTTAGTGGCAAAGCTGCACTGAGTATCATGGATGCCCTAAAATTCAATAACACGTTGAAGTTACTAAAGCTCCCATATTATTCATATAACCTTCGTAAAGATATTACAAGGGAAGCAAACAACATAAATAAGAGTAGGATAAGCCAAGGGTGTTATGTGGACCTGTGTGTTGATTTTCAATAA
- the LOC136250524 gene encoding E3 SUMO-protein ligase ZBED1-like, with product MFMPEQHTGENIAEAIQVTLEAWGLPEAHQVCLTTDSGSNIISAAERLEMTRLACFGHNLHLSVTNALKDDPRLSRAVGVCKKIVSAFSYSWKKKSELSRVQSEMELPQHSLITSCATRWGSMQAMVGRVLEQEKAVRQVLSNDRKTAHLIATWQDIEVLESVNKALTPLADLTDSVSGEDYVTVSYIKPLLHHLNTEALAVKNNDTTLTKDIKERIKSSLTEKYCDNDEINMLLDVATTLDPRFKADYMSASNVASVKERITDEALNEEEVCALLKPQSQEDSGEVTDIDQTSENDPPAKRRKLSELLNKSRPKDLVSSGNEDSSLSPKERISRELEKYLQTPQLDIDDSPLLWWKGNQQMFPVLALMAKKFLCICASSSASERTFSTSGNIVTHKRTCLKPAKVNMLTFLAKNL from the exons ATGTTTATGCCAGAACAACATACTGGTGAGAACATAGCTGAGGCTATCCAAGTAACACTGGAGGCTTGGGGCCTTCCAGAAGCACACCAAGTTTGTCTGACTACAGATAGCGGAAGTAATATTATTAGTGCTGCTGAAAGGCTAGAGATGACCAGATTGGCTTGTTTTGGACACAATTTGCATCTTTCAGTAACCAATGCTTTAAAGGATGATCCAAGACTGAGTCGAGCTGTGGGTGTGTGTAAGAAAATAGTGTCCGCTTTTTCCTATAGTTGGAAGAAGAAAAGTGAGCTATCTAGAGTGCAATCAGAGATGGAGCTTCCGCAGCATTCACTGATTACG TCCTGTGCAACAAGATGGGGATCAATGCAAGCAATGGTTGGGCGGGTTTTGGAACAAGAAAAGGCAGTACGTCAAGTTCTCAGCAACGACCGTAAAACTGCTCACCTGATTGCCACATGGCAAGATATTGAAGTTTTGGAGTCGGTAAACAAAGCTCTTACTCCACTTGCAGACCTAACAGACAGCGTCTCTGGGGAAGACTACGTCACAGTGTCATACATTAAACCACTCTTACATCACCTTAACACTGAAGCTTTGGCTGTAAAGAATAATGATACTACACTAACAAAAGATATCAAGGAAAGAATCAAGTCATCCCTCACAGAAAAGTACTGTGACAACGATGAAATCAATATGCTACTAGACGTGGCTACAACGCTGGATCCTCGTTTCAAAGCTGATTACATGAGTGCAAGTAACGTGGCAAGTGTGAAAGAGAGGATAACGGATGAAGCACTAAATGAAGAGGAAGTTTGTGCCTTGCTGAAGCCACAGTCACAAGAAGATTCTGGTGAAGTCACTGACATTGATCAAACAAGTGAAAATGATCCTCCTGCTAAGCGAAGGAAGTTATCTGAGTTGTTAAATAAAAGCAGACCGAAAGATTTAGTGTCCTCAGGAAATGAAGATTCTAGTCTAAGCCCAAAGGAAAGGATTTCCCGTGAACTGGAGAAGTATCTCCAAACCCCTCAGCTTGACATTGATGACAGTCCACTTCTTTGGTGGAAGGGTAATCAACAGATGTTTCCAGTTTTAGCATTGATGGCTAAGAAGTTCCTGTGTATATGTGCATCAAGCAGTGCTTCAGAACGCACATTTAGCACATCTGGGAATATTGTTACACATAAACGTACATGTCTAAAACCAGCTAAGGTCAacatgctgacatttttagctAAAAACTTATAG